ACTATAATTTAGACGTGAATGACTGAACTTTCTAATATGACAATTTTGTTAAGGCCTTGTTAAAATGGATAGCCTAGCCTTTTTTTTTACTTTTTCATCCCTTATAATTTACTTTGGTTTGTTTTTAATAAGAAAAACAACAGCATTATTAACAATATTTAATATGAGGGAATCTTTATTTTCTTTCAAAGGACGGCTTGGTCCTAAGATAGAGAGATTGTGAAAAAAAGTATCAGGAGAATAGACTTGTTTAAAGAAAGAAAAACGAAACCAAAGTACAGCATCCGTAAATATTCCATTGGGGCAGCATCAGCTTTGATTGGCTTTATGGCTCTTGCCAATGGGCAAGCAGCTCAGGCTGATGAGGCACAATCGATTGGTGATTTGACTGATGCCTCAAATCAGGCACAGACACCTCAAACAGCCTCAAGGGCACAAGTGGCGACTTCCGAACCAGCATCAGTTGAGACTGTGCAAGCGTCACAGCCTGCTAATATTGCTCCAGTTCAGCCTCAGGTAACAACTGTTCAAGCAGCTGAACAGACTCCGACCATTGATCAATTGGTTGAGGCAAGCAACCCTCAAACTCAAGAAACTTCAGCAAATGTCTTAACCAATGCGACTGAGGACCAAGGTCAAGCCAAGGAGTACAGCACAGATGGTTACGGTGCAAAAATGCCTTATACGACTCATGAGGCAGAAAATGCAAGTGTTGAAAATGGAGCTACAATTCAACAGTCAACGGACATGGAATCTACGGCTGTGGAAGCGACTAACCAAACTTATGTTGAGCTTCCTAAAAAGGATGCGGCAGTTACTTTTAATGTCACTGAGCCAGCCAATGCTTTGAATGTCCGTTATACAATACCTGATGGTGCATCAGGTCAGTTGGATGTGCAGGTCAATGGTTCAAGCGTTGGTAATCTTGATTTGTCATCTCACTCAGCATGGCAGTACCTTAAAGGGGACCATGAGTATGATCAAGCCATTGATGGTTCCAGTGCACGTTTTCGTTTTGATGAGACACGTCTTCTCCTAAAGGATATCCAATTGAAATCTGGAGATAAGATTTCTCTAGTTAAGAAGAAAGATGACAATGTCCCTTACGGTATTGACTTTATTGAGCTAGAACAGGCTCCAGTGCCTGTTGCCCAAGGTGAAAATAGTATCAGTATCTTGGATAAGGGTGCATCTGCCAATGATGATAGTGATGACACTGCTGCCCTACTTGCGGCTGTGGAAGAAGCTAAAGCCAGCGGAAAATCTGTCTATATTCCAGAAGGATGTTTCAATTTTGACAAACAGGTTAATATCGAAGCTGATAATCTAAAAATCTCAGGTGCCGGTGTTTGGCATACGCAACTACACTTTACAAGTGACAAACGCTATGGTGGTGGTATTGTCTTCGGTCATAATAGTAATGGCATTGAGTTGAGCAATCTTTACATGGATTCCAACTTGACGTCTCGTTATAACGAGGATGCACAGTACAAGGCTATTTCGGGAACACTTGGTAAGGATTCGAAAATTCACGACATCTGGGTTCAGCACTTTGAAGTCGGTATGTGGATTGGAGACTACGACCAGACGGGGAATATGAAGTATACGGACGGTCTTGTTGTTGAAAATGCTCGTATCCGTAATAACTTAGCTGATGGTATTAACTTTGCTCAAGGGACCAAGAATTCAACAGTTAAAAACTCTAATATCCGTGGGAATGGTGATGATGGTTTAGCTATCTGGTCAAGTATTTCAGATGGTACAAATGCCGCAGCTGAGGAAAATAATAAATTCCTCAACAACACCATTGAATCAGGCTGGCGTGCGGCTGGTATCGGTATTTTTGGTGGTAAGGGGCATGAAATCTCAGGAAACCTCATCAAGGACGTCTTTGCTGGAGCAGGTATCCGTGTAAACACTGTCTTTGCAGGTCACAATTTTGACCTCAATGATTCTGGAATTAAGATTCATGACAATACCATTCTACGTTCAGGGACAACTAATGACCTCTATAAGCTCCATCGTGGTGCCATTGATTTCCAACAAGTTCGTGGAACAATCAAGAATGTCGATGTCTATGATAATAAACTATTGAATACCTTGGCTGAGCCGGTGATTACCAAAAACTTTGAGATGGGTGACAATGGTAATGGAGAAATCCGTTTATCTAATAATACGATTGACAATAAGGCGACGATTGTTGGGGCTGTCTCAGCAGTTTCTCCAACAAAACCTGAACCAAAGCCTGTCAATAATCCAGTCTCCGAGACTTCAGTTTCTGAAGCACTGAAGAGTGAAGCAAGTTCAAGCACTCCAGTTTCTGAAGCCTCAACTAGTGAAGTGATCTCAGAGTCTTCAGTTTCAGAAACACCAAAGAGTGAGGCAGGTTCAAGTACTCCAGTTTCTGAAGCATCAACTAGTGAAGTAGTTTCTGAGACTTCAGCATCAGAAACACCAAATAGTGAGGCAAGTTCAAGTACTCCAGTTTCTGAAGTATCAAACAGTGAAGTAATTTCCGAGACTTCAGTTTCTGAAGCACCGAAGAGTGAGGCAGGTTCAAGCACTCCAGTTTCTGAAGCCTCAACTAGTGAAGTAATTTCTGAAACTTCAGCATCAGAAATACCGAAAAGTGAAGCAACTTCAAGCGCCCCAGTTTCCGAAGCATTGACTAGTGAGGAAAGTTCAACAGACCCAGTTTCCGAAGTATCTAACAGTGAGGTAATTTCCGAGACTTCAGTTTCAGAAACACCAAAGAGTGAGGTAGGTTCAAGCACTCCAGTTTCTGAAGCATCAACTAGTGAAGTAATTTCTGAAACTTCAGCATCAGAAACACCAAAGAGTGAGGTAGGTTCAAGCACTCCAGTTTCTGAAGTATCTAACAGTGAAGTGATCTCCGAGACATCAGTTTCAGAAACACCAAATAGTGAGGCAAGCTCAACCGCTCCAGCCTCTGAGTCACCAAAGAATGAGGAAACTTCAGTAGCTTCATCTACTAGTCAGGTTGACGTAGCAATTACTTCTGATAGCCCAGAGAAATCTCCAACTTCAGAAAGCACACAAAAAGATCCGATAAGTGAGGTTTCTTCAGAAGTTATTGAAAAAGGTTCAACAAGTCAGGTTGATGTCAAAGTTTCTGAATCTCCAACAATAGCACGTAGATCTGAAGTTGTCAGCATCTCACCAAATAGTCAGGTCGCTTATAACAATGACCTAAAAATCTCTGTAACAAGCAGTCAGCTCGCCTCAGAAGCTATTCGCTATAATTCTCTTTTGAATGAGAAGTCTGTGGATATGATTGCAAGTAAAGTTATGGCGGTTATGGCCTCTGAAACATTAGCCTCAGAAGCGGCATCACTTACAAGCTCTGAAGGTGTTGCCAAAGAGATTAGCAGTGATTTGTCAGAATTGGCGGAAAGCAAGAAGGATGACACACCTAAGAATGTCGCTCGTATTGATAAAGCAACTGAGGCAAAACAGGTGGCCAAGAGTTCTGAAAGCCAAGCTAGCACTTCAAAAGAAAAAGGTAAGTCTAATACGACAACGGTCTTCCTTCTTGTCGGAGTTGCTGCAGCACTAAGTATATCTACAGTTTACCTTACAAAACAAGGTAAAAAAGCAGGTAAATAGTAGGTAAGAAGCATCCATTAAAATGGGTGTTTTTTATCTATGCCAAAAAATACCAAGAAAACAAATGTCGTTACAATGACAGAAGCAGATGCCCTAGCCCAAGGTAAACGACACACGTCTAAAGAGTAATACAAAAGCTGGACATCTTGTCCAGTTTTTTTTGTAAAACGACTCACATTTTACCACTTTTATCTGAAAATTTGATATACTGAGACTATCAAAGATACTTGAAAGAGAGGTTAATTGACTCTTTTTCAGTACAAGAAAGGAATAAAAATATGATTTGGATTATTATTGCCATTATCGTTGTTCTTGTAATTTTTGTTATTGCAAGTTATAACGGCTTGGTTAAAAGCCGTATGCAGACTAAGGAGGCATGGAGTCAAATTGATGTTCAATTGAAACGTCGTAATGACCTTCTTCCTAACTTGATTGAGACTGTTAAGGGATATGCAAAATACGAAGGTTCAACGCTTGAAAAAGTAGCAGAACTTCGTAATCAAGTAGCAGCTGCGACTTCACCAGCAGAGGCTATGCGTGCTAGTGATGAATTGACACGCCAGGTTTCTGGAATCTTTGCGGTAGCTGAAAGTTACCCTGACCTTAAGGCTAGTGCAAACTTCAGCCAGCTTCAAGAAGAGTTGACGAACACTGAAAACAAAATTGCCTATTCACGTCAACTTTATAACAGTGTGACAAGTAACTACAATGTGAAATTGGAAACATTCCCAAGCAATGTTATTGCTAAAATGTTTAGCTTTAAGGCTGCTGAATTCCTTGAAACACCTGAAGAAGAAAAAGCTGTTCCTAAGGTTGATTTCAGTGGACTAGGTAACTAATATGTTATTTGATCAGATTGCTCGAAATAAGAGAAAGACTTGGCTTTTGCTCCTGGTCTTTTTCCTCTTGTTGGGCCTTGTTGGTTACGGTGTCGGCTATCTTTGGTTAGGTTCAGGCTTCGGTGGTTTGATTCTTGCTCTAGTTATCGGTTTTATCTATGCCGTTACCATGATTTTCCAATCAACCAATGTCGTTATGGCTATGAATGGTGCACGAGAGGTTGATGAACAAACCGCTCCAAACCTTTATCATGTGGTTGAAGATATGGCTATGGTGGCACAAATACCGATGCCACGTGTCTTTATTGTCGATGATCCTTCAATGAATGCTTTTGCGACGGGGTCTAGCCCTAAAAATGCTGCTGTGGCTGCTACGACAGGTCTTCTTGCAGTTATGAATCGTGAGGAACTTGAAGGGGTCATAGGGCACGAAGTCAGCCATATTCGTAACTATGACATCCGTATTTCGACTATTGCAGTAGCCTTGGCATCTGCGATCACCATGCTAGCTGGTATGGCTCGCAATATGATGTTCTGGGGTGGAGGCCGTCGTCGTAATGATGATGATCGTAATGGAAGTAGTGGCTTGGAGATTATTCTTCTCATTATTTCCTTGATTGCCATTATCCTTGCGCCTTTGGCAGCTACCCTGGTTCAGCTGGCTATTTCTCGTCAGCGTGAATTTCTAGCTGATGCTTCTAGCGTCGAATTGACACGTAACCCACAAGGTATGATTAATGCTCTTCTTAAACTTGATCATAGTGAACCGATGAAACATCACGTAGATGATGCTAGCGCAGCTCTCTATATCAATGATCCTAAAAAGGAATCTGGTTTGCAGAAGCTCTTTTATACGCACCCACCGATTTCAGAACGGGTGGAACGCTTGAAACAAATGTAAAAAAAGTGAGACTGATGACACTTCTAAGGGTGTTTATCAGCCTCGCTTTTTTAGTTTGATTCAATATAAAGGTTGCTAGCAACAGTTTCTGGAATTTGAATTTCTTTTCCATCAATATTCAGGCGGTAGAGTTGTGTAAAAGGGTCAAAGCCTTTCAAGGTAAAAGTTACTCCAATTTTAAGACCGACAGTTTCCAAATAATGGAGTAAATCAATTTGATCCTGAACTCGACGAAGTACATAGTTTCCAGGAGTTAGGTCTTGTGTAAAAGTCTGGTTGTAGATTTCCTCTATGAGCTGACCTGACTTGGGGATTTGCCCACCGTGTGGACAGGTTTGGGGGTAATTGAGTAGGCGGTCAAGGGCATTGATAAAGTGATCAGAGACAGTATGCTCTAAAATTTCAGCCTCTTGATGAATTAGGTCGCAAGTATATTGCAAGTGGTCCACCAAAAAGACTTCGATGAGACGATGTTTCCGATAGAGTTCAGCGACATTGATTTTACCAGTTTTCGTTAGAAGATAGCCCTTGACTTTGTCTTTGATGATGAGGTCTTCTGAAATCAATTTCTTAATCATTTCCGTCACAGCAGGTGGAGACACCTGCATACGGTTTGCGATTTCCTTATTGCTTATTTTACCTTCTTCAGTACCAATCTCATAGATACATTTGAGGTAGTCTTCTTTATTAGGTGTCATTTCTCTTCCTTTGAAAATAGTCTCACCTTAGTAT
Above is a window of Streptococcus salivarius DNA encoding:
- a CDS encoding YSIRK-type signal peptide-containing protein (The YSIRK form of extended signal peptide directs nascent proteins to the cross-wall site, while signal peptides lacking YSIRK direct proteins instead to the cell pole. A large fraction of YSIRK proteins are surface proteins anchored by sortase-mediated processing of a C-terminal LPXTG motif.), which produces MFKERKTKPKYSIRKYSIGAASALIGFMALANGQAAQADEAQSIGDLTDASNQAQTPQTASRAQVATSEPASVETVQASQPANIAPVQPQVTTVQAAEQTPTIDQLVEASNPQTQETSANVLTNATEDQGQAKEYSTDGYGAKMPYTTHEAENASVENGATIQQSTDMESTAVEATNQTYVELPKKDAAVTFNVTEPANALNVRYTIPDGASGQLDVQVNGSSVGNLDLSSHSAWQYLKGDHEYDQAIDGSSARFRFDETRLLLKDIQLKSGDKISLVKKKDDNVPYGIDFIELEQAPVPVAQGENSISILDKGASANDDSDDTAALLAAVEEAKASGKSVYIPEGCFNFDKQVNIEADNLKISGAGVWHTQLHFTSDKRYGGGIVFGHNSNGIELSNLYMDSNLTSRYNEDAQYKAISGTLGKDSKIHDIWVQHFEVGMWIGDYDQTGNMKYTDGLVVENARIRNNLADGINFAQGTKNSTVKNSNIRGNGDDGLAIWSSISDGTNAAAEENNKFLNNTIESGWRAAGIGIFGGKGHEISGNLIKDVFAGAGIRVNTVFAGHNFDLNDSGIKIHDNTILRSGTTNDLYKLHRGAIDFQQVRGTIKNVDVYDNKLLNTLAEPVITKNFEMGDNGNGEIRLSNNTIDNKATIVGAVSAVSPTKPEPKPVNNPVSETSVSEALKSEASSSTPVSEASTSEVISESSVSETPKSEAGSSTPVSEASTSEVVSETSASETPNSEASSSTPVSEVSNSEVISETSVSEAPKSEAGSSTPVSEASTSEVISETSASEIPKSEATSSAPVSEALTSEESSTDPVSEVSNSEVISETSVSETPKSEVGSSTPVSEASTSEVISETSASETPKSEVGSSTPVSEVSNSEVISETSVSETPNSEASSTAPASESPKNEETSVASSTSQVDVAITSDSPEKSPTSESTQKDPISEVSSEVIEKGSTSQVDVKVSESPTIARRSEVVSISPNSQVAYNNDLKISVTSSQLASEAIRYNSLLNEKSVDMIASKVMAVMASETLASEAASLTSSEGVAKEISSDLSELAESKKDDTPKNVARIDKATEAKQVAKSSESQASTSKEKGKSNTTTVFLLVGVAAALSISTVYLTKQGKKAGK
- a CDS encoding LemA family protein, which gives rise to MIWIIIAIIVVLVIFVIASYNGLVKSRMQTKEAWSQIDVQLKRRNDLLPNLIETVKGYAKYEGSTLEKVAELRNQVAAATSPAEAMRASDELTRQVSGIFAVAESYPDLKASANFSQLQEELTNTENKIAYSRQLYNSVTSNYNVKLETFPSNVIAKMFSFKAAEFLETPEEEKAVPKVDFSGLGN
- the htpX gene encoding zinc metalloprotease HtpX; the encoded protein is MLFDQIARNKRKTWLLLLVFFLLLGLVGYGVGYLWLGSGFGGLILALVIGFIYAVTMIFQSTNVVMAMNGAREVDEQTAPNLYHVVEDMAMVAQIPMPRVFIVDDPSMNAFATGSSPKNAAVAATTGLLAVMNREELEGVIGHEVSHIRNYDIRISTIAVALASAITMLAGMARNMMFWGGGRRRNDDDRNGSSGLEIILLIISLIAIILAPLAATLVQLAISRQREFLADASSVELTRNPQGMINALLKLDHSEPMKHHVDDASAALYINDPKKESGLQKLFYTHPPISERVERLKQM
- a CDS encoding metal-dependent transcriptional regulator — protein: MTPNKEDYLKCIYEIGTEEGKISNKEIANRMQVSPPAVTEMIKKLISEDLIIKDKVKGYLLTKTGKINVAELYRKHRLIEVFLVDHLQYTCDLIHQEAEILEHTVSDHFINALDRLLNYPQTCPHGGQIPKSGQLIEEIYNQTFTQDLTPGNYVLRRVQDQIDLLHYLETVGLKIGVTFTLKGFDPFTQLYRLNIDGKEIQIPETVASNLYIESN